Proteins found in one Strix uralensis isolate ZFMK-TIS-50842 chromosome 21, bStrUra1, whole genome shotgun sequence genomic segment:
- the NDUFA8 gene encoding NADH dehydrogenase [ubiquinone] 1 alpha subcomplex subunit 8, protein MPGSLQVPSLEELDVQEVSVSSAVLKAAAHHYGAQCDRPNKEFMLCRWEEKDPRRCLREGRQVNQCALEFFRKIKTHCAEPFTEYWTCIDYTNLQELRRCRKQQAVFDNCVLEKLGWVRPDLGQLSKVTKVKTDRPMPENVYHSRPRPEPNPPIEGELKPSPFGSRLFFWSW, encoded by the exons ATGCCGGGCTCCCTGCAGGTGCCCTCCCTGGAGGAGCTCGACGTGCAGGAG GTGAGCGTCAGCTCGGCCGTGCTGAAGGCCGCGGCCCACCACTACGGCGCGCAGTGCGACCGCCCCAACAAGGAGTTCATGCTGTGCCGCTGGGAGGAGAAGGACCCGCGGAGGTGCCTGCGGGAGGGACGCCAGGTCAACCAGTGCGCCCTCGAGTTCTTCAG GAAAATTAAGACGCACTGTGCGGAGCCGTTTACCGAGTACTGGACGTGCATTGACTATACCAACTTGCAGGAGCTCCGTCGATGCCGGAAGCAGCAGGCAGTGTTTGATAACTGTGTGCTGGAGAAGTTGGGTTGGGTGAGACCTGATCTGGGACAGCTCTCTAAG gttaCGAAAGTGAAGACAGACCGTCCTATGCCTGAGAATGTCTATCACTCTAGACCTAGACCAGAGCCAAATCCACCCATTGAAGGAGAGCTGAAGCCTTCTCCCTTTGGCAGTAGGCTCTTTTTCTGGTCCTGGTAA
- the MORN5 gene encoding MORN repeat-containing protein 5 isoform X3 produces MEVTGGRYRGGTVRGRMEGQGSYTLPTGTEYRGALRDGLFDGEGELLFPNGGRYRAVWHRGVPTQGKYTFADGLKYKDKKWHYCDGYDRRFYTEICSGLKPADISQFTNLDPPRKIPEGCYDCGDGFYNPETRVIVDYKLRFLRNAGLEYFWKKDSKFNLKSTAVQEKKD; encoded by the exons ATGGAGGTGACGGGCGGCCGTTACCGCGGGGGCACCGTCCGCGGCAG GATGGAGGGACAGGGCTCCTACACGCTGCCGACGGGCACCGAGTACCGGGGAGCGCTGAGGGACGGGCTGTTTGACGGCGAGGGAGAGCTGCTGTTCCCCAACGGCGGCAGATACCGGGCGGTCTGGCACCGCGGGGTGCCCACGCAG GGGAAATACACTTTTGCAGATGGTCTCaaatacaaagataaaaaatGGCATTACTGTGACGGCTACGACAGAAGATTTTACACAGAAATCTGTTCTGGTCTTAAACCAGCAG ACATTTCTCAGTTTACAAATCTGGATCCTCCCAGAAAAATCCCGGAAGGATGTTACGACTGTGGGGATGGATTCTATAATCCTGAAACCAGAGTTATTGTTGACTACAAACTCAGGTTTCTGAGAAACGCAG GCCTGGagtatttctggaaaaaagaCAGCAAGTTTAACTTAAAGTCGACTGcggtgcaggaaaaaaaagattga
- the MORN5 gene encoding MORN repeat-containing protein 5 isoform X2 yields MEVTGGRYRGGTVRGRMEGQGSYTLPTGTEYRGALRDGLFDGEGELLFPNGGRYRAVWHRGVPTQGKYTFADGLKYKDKKWHYCDGYDRRFYTEICSGLKPADISQFTNLDPPRKIPEGCYDCGDGFYNPETRVIVDYKLRFLRNADDDEHEWIIRTCRKALDETIEHKPKP; encoded by the exons ATGGAGGTGACGGGCGGCCGTTACCGCGGGGGCACCGTCCGCGGCAG GATGGAGGGACAGGGCTCCTACACGCTGCCGACGGGCACCGAGTACCGGGGAGCGCTGAGGGACGGGCTGTTTGACGGCGAGGGAGAGCTGCTGTTCCCCAACGGCGGCAGATACCGGGCGGTCTGGCACCGCGGGGTGCCCACGCAG GGGAAATACACTTTTGCAGATGGTCTCaaatacaaagataaaaaatGGCATTACTGTGACGGCTACGACAGAAGATTTTACACAGAAATCTGTTCTGGTCTTAAACCAGCAG ACATTTCTCAGTTTACAAATCTGGATCCTCCCAGAAAAATCCCGGAAGGATGTTACGACTGTGGGGATGGATTCTATAATCCTGAAACCAGAGTTATTGTTGACTACAAACTCAGGTTTCTGAGAAACGCAG ATGATGATGAGCATGAATGGATCATTCGGACCTGCCGGAAAGCTTTGGATGAAACGATTGAACATAAACCAAAACCATGA
- the MORN5 gene encoding MORN repeat-containing protein 5 isoform X1: MEVTGGRYRGGTVRGRWDRRGAGGLPAPQPLPNRPVSSRMEGQGSYTLPTGTEYRGALRDGLFDGEGELLFPNGGRYRAVWHRGVPTQGKYTFADGLKYKDKKWHYCDGYDRRFYTEICSGLKPADISQFTNLDPPRKIPEGCYDCGDGFYNPETRVIVDYKLRFLRNADDDEHEWIIRTCRKALDETIEHKPKP; this comes from the exons ATGGAGGTGACGGGCGGCCGTTACCGCGGGGGCACCGTCCGCGGCAGGTGGgaccggcggggcgcgggggggctgcccgccccccagcccctccccaacCGCCCCGTCTCTTCCAGGATGGAGGGACAGGGCTCCTACACGCTGCCGACGGGCACCGAGTACCGGGGAGCGCTGAGGGACGGGCTGTTTGACGGCGAGGGAGAGCTGCTGTTCCCCAACGGCGGCAGATACCGGGCGGTCTGGCACCGCGGGGTGCCCACGCAG GGGAAATACACTTTTGCAGATGGTCTCaaatacaaagataaaaaatGGCATTACTGTGACGGCTACGACAGAAGATTTTACACAGAAATCTGTTCTGGTCTTAAACCAGCAG ACATTTCTCAGTTTACAAATCTGGATCCTCCCAGAAAAATCCCGGAAGGATGTTACGACTGTGGGGATGGATTCTATAATCCTGAAACCAGAGTTATTGTTGACTACAAACTCAGGTTTCTGAGAAACGCAG ATGATGATGAGCATGAATGGATCATTCGGACCTGCCGGAAAGCTTTGGATGAAACGATTGAACATAAACCAAAACCATGA